In a single window of the Orbaceae bacterium lpD04 genome:
- the rmuC gene encoding DNA recombination protein RmuC: protein MIDLNIYMLLIPISIVTIIIMILAIWIIRLRLNQYNQQQLFELQFEQKKQDNQILLQQLTLLQNELSSSRQKNLELSVDARELKTRLEENKILADEKQKILIQSEQRLTEQFENLANRIFDNSGKKIEQQNQQSLNHLLTPLKEQLAGFKKQVQDSFGEEAKERHTLTFEIRNLQKLNDQMAKEAINLTNALKGNNKTQGNWGEVILNRILENSGLREGNEYELQVSLTNDSKQRMQPDVIVHLPQGNDVIIDSKMTLVAYERYFNSDDEHEKTKAMSEHLTAVRNHIKQLSQKDYHKLNGIKSLDYILMFIPVEPAFLAAIDQDPSLINDALKQNIMIVSPTTLLVALRTISNLWRYEYQNRNAEIIADRASKLYDKVRGFIEDMEILGVSLDKAQQTYHSSMNKLSKGRGNLIGQIEQFRNMGIEVKKPIKTEISESALEELGDV, encoded by the coding sequence ATGATAGATTTAAATATCTATATGCTACTAATTCCAATTAGCATTGTAACCATTATTATTATGATATTAGCTATTTGGATTATTCGCTTGCGCTTAAATCAATATAATCAACAACAATTATTTGAATTACAATTTGAACAAAAAAAGCAAGATAATCAAATTCTATTACAGCAACTTACACTATTGCAAAATGAGCTTAGTAGTAGTCGACAAAAAAACCTAGAATTGAGCGTTGATGCTCGTGAATTAAAAACTCGTCTTGAAGAAAATAAAATACTTGCGGATGAAAAACAAAAAATATTAATTCAAAGTGAACAACGGCTTACTGAACAATTTGAAAATTTAGCTAACCGTATTTTTGATAATAGCGGTAAAAAGATCGAGCAACAAAATCAACAAAGTTTGAATCATTTATTAACGCCACTAAAAGAACAATTAGCTGGATTTAAAAAGCAAGTTCAAGATAGTTTTGGTGAAGAAGCTAAAGAGCGACATACCTTGACATTTGAAATTCGCAACTTACAAAAACTTAATGACCAAATGGCAAAAGAGGCGATCAATCTAACTAATGCACTAAAAGGGAATAATAAAACTCAAGGCAATTGGGGGGAAGTTATTCTTAATCGTATTTTAGAAAACTCAGGCCTTCGGGAAGGTAATGAGTATGAATTACAAGTTAGCTTAACTAATGATAGCAAGCAGCGTATGCAACCTGATGTGATTGTGCATCTACCTCAAGGCAATGATGTTATTATCGATTCAAAAATGACACTAGTTGCTTATGAACGTTATTTTAATAGCGATGATGAACATGAAAAGACAAAAGCGATGTCTGAGCATCTTACTGCGGTTCGTAATCATATAAAACAACTTAGCCAAAAGGATTATCATAAGCTTAATGGTATTAAATCACTTGATTATATTTTGATGTTTATTCCTGTAGAGCCTGCTTTTTTAGCTGCAATAGATCAAGACCCATCGCTTATCAATGATGCCCTGAAGCAAAATATTATGATCGTCAGCCCAACGACTTTATTAGTTGCACTTCGTACTATTAGTAATTTATGGCGTTATGAGTACCAAAATCGTAATGCAGAGATTATTGCCGATCGTGCAAGTAAACTATATGACAAAGTTCGTGGCTTTATTGAAGATATGGAAATTCTTGGTGTTAGTTTAGATAAAGCTCAACAAACCTATCATAGCTCCATGAATAAGTTATCTAAAGGACGAGGTAATCTCATTGGTCAGATTGAACAATTTCGTAATATGGGAATTGAAGTTAAAAAACCAATAAAGACAGAAATTAGCGAATCTGCATTAGAAGAGCTCGGTGATGTTTAG
- the epmA gene encoding elongation factor P--(R)-beta-lysine ligase, giving the protein MTMTENWQPTASIDFLLKRAKILKKIREFFLDRCVLEVETPILSHAAVTDLHLSSFETIFNKPGTIDLHAGQRLSLITSPEYHMKRLIAAGSGPIYQICKCFRNHEEISRYHNPEFTMLEWYRIQFDMMQMINEVDDLFQLILDSEPAEHISYQCAFIKYLNIDPLTAIREELVSAVQKLELNFDTDGCDISTLQQFLFTFGVEPNIGKDKPTVVYHFPASQAALAEICSEDQRTAKRFEFYYQGVELANGFKELVNAKEQKARFEQDNQERISKGLPTQVIDQYLLSAMESGLPECSGVAVGLDRLVMLALKQATISQVMSFNLENA; this is encoded by the coding sequence ATGACAATGACTGAAAACTGGCAACCCACTGCATCTATCGATTTTTTATTAAAACGTGCAAAAATCCTAAAAAAAATTAGAGAATTTTTTTTAGACCGTTGCGTCCTTGAGGTAGAAACGCCCATCTTAAGTCATGCAGCCGTAACTGACTTACATCTGAGCTCATTTGAAACCATATTTAATAAACCTGGAACAATTGATTTACATGCAGGTCAACGGTTATCACTAATTACCAGTCCTGAGTACCATATGAAGCGGCTTATTGCAGCTGGTAGTGGCCCTATTTATCAAATCTGTAAATGTTTTCGTAATCATGAAGAAATCAGCCGGTACCATAACCCTGAGTTTACCATGTTAGAATGGTATAGAATCCAATTTGATATGATGCAAATGATCAATGAAGTAGACGACCTATTTCAACTCATTTTAGATAGTGAACCGGCTGAGCATATTAGCTATCAATGTGCCTTTATTAAGTATCTTAATATCGACCCATTAACGGCAATTAGAGAAGAGTTAGTTAGTGCTGTCCAAAAATTAGAGTTGAATTTTGATACTGATGGTTGCGATATTAGTACATTACAACAGTTTTTATTTACATTTGGCGTTGAACCTAATATTGGCAAAGATAAACCAACAGTTGTCTATCATTTTCCAGCCTCTCAAGCAGCACTTGCTGAGATCTGTAGTGAAGATCAACGCACAGCAAAACGTTTTGAGTTCTATTATCAAGGTGTAGAGCTCGCAAATGGCTTTAAAGAACTCGTTAATGCCAAAGAACAAAAAGCACGCTTTGAACAAGATAATCAAGAACGTATATCGAAAGGTTTACCAACGCAAGTTATTGATCAATATCTATTATCTGCAATGGAAAGCGGACTACCTGAGTGCTCAGGCGTTGCTGTTGGCCTTGATAGGTTAGTTATGTTAGCACTAAAACAAGCGACAATTAGCCAAGTGATGAGTTTTAATTTGGAGAACGCTTAA
- a CDS encoding prepilin-type N-terminal cleavage/methylation domain-containing protein, with protein MHSSGFSLFELLIVMIITAVLALIGASSWRDFQARSELSSITRELIQFLIEVKADADFYNYNQNIYVLRKTDHDWCLVASNNAKPINCQMKFSFTAKSKLIELAGLTVDSALVFYGRRSAAKAATIRLKNRIGESRIIISVPGRIRYCSYYTYLVGFHPC; from the coding sequence ATGCATTCATCGGGTTTTTCATTATTTGAATTACTTATAGTTATGATTATTACAGCGGTATTGGCTTTGATTGGTGCCTCTAGTTGGCGTGATTTTCAAGCACGAAGTGAACTTTCATCAATAACGCGTGAATTGATACAATTTTTAATTGAAGTAAAAGCTGATGCCGATTTTTATAATTATAATCAAAATATCTATGTATTAAGAAAGACTGATCATGATTGGTGCCTAGTTGCTAGCAATAACGCTAAACCGATTAACTGTCAAATGAAATTTAGTTTTACTGCTAAAAGTAAATTAATTGAGTTAGCAGGCTTAACAGTCGATTCAGCTTTGGTTTTTTATGGGCGAAGAAGTGCGGCGAAAGCCGCCACGATTCGACTAAAAAATAGGATAGGTGAGAGCCGTATTATTATTTCGGTACCGGGGCGAATTCGGTATTGTAGCTATTACACTTACTTAGTTGGCTTTCATCCATGTTAA
- a CDS encoding prepilin peptidase-dependent protein: MLNRGFSLFEMLLNLALTSLIIISIISFYPKFHLTIIQIYQQHRLEVVTHQALSGLIKDIRRAGFIANSQDVITKPAIEINSDGNCIILRYDTTNSGKWRYYLYDPASSDVFAYRYHKNSLDAQSGINHCRNTSTRWEKLFDPNEVKIINFQARQHSNYTELNITVQLKHFPAIRYQTTNYVKNSNR, encoded by the coding sequence ATGTTAAATCGTGGATTTTCACTATTTGAAATGCTACTTAATTTAGCATTAACTTCTTTGATTATTATCAGTATTATTTCTTTTTATCCAAAATTTCATTTAACAATTATACAAATATACCAGCAACATCGCCTAGAAGTGGTGACTCATCAAGCATTATCTGGATTAATTAAGGATATTCGACGAGCAGGGTTTATTGCTAATTCGCAAGATGTTATTACTAAGCCTGCAATCGAAATTAATTCAGATGGAAATTGTATTATTTTGCGTTATGACACAACAAACAGTGGTAAATGGCGTTATTATTTATATGATCCCGCGAGTTCTGATGTCTTTGCTTATCGTTATCATAAAAATAGTTTAGATGCGCAATCAGGTATAAATCACTGTCGCAATACTTCTACTCGTTGGGAAAAACTATTTGATCCAAATGAGGTTAAAATAATAAACTTTCAAGCAAGGCAGCATTCTAACTATACAGAACTAAACATTACTGTTCAATTAAAACATTTCCCCGCTATTCGTTATCAAACAACAAATTATGTCAAAAATTCGAATCGATAG
- a CDS encoding DUF2509 family protein, whose amino-acid sequence MSKIRIDSPYLICYRGFSALGMTIILLILGTLLMAEFSRTSLLIQKKTIYQKQYYKAENKALSSIQWAITLQWLPITQYWQCQYLPSQELNACIKKSSLATDNYILIRGQFAQLTRYHLATYSNDEILYINKGHWLDYCPEYRQSNCD is encoded by the coding sequence ATGTCAAAAATTCGAATCGATAGTCCCTATTTAATATGTTACCGCGGATTTAGTGCACTTGGCATGACCATAATTTTATTAATTCTTGGTACCCTATTAATGGCCGAATTCAGTCGAACATCATTATTAATACAAAAAAAAACAATTTATCAAAAACAATACTATAAAGCAGAAAACAAAGCGTTATCTTCGATTCAATGGGCAATTACACTCCAGTGGTTACCAATAACTCAGTATTGGCAGTGCCAATATTTACCATCACAAGAACTTAATGCATGTATTAAAAAATCGAGCTTAGCGACCGATAACTATATTCTTATTCGAGGACAATTCGCACAACTAACACGTTATCATTTAGCAACATATAGTAATGACGAAATATTATACATTAATAAAGGGCATTGGCTTGATTATTGCCCTGAATACAGGCAATCTAACTGTGATTGA
- a CDS encoding prepilin-type N-terminal cleavage/methylation domain-containing protein: MIDNSDKQNSGSSLFEVLIAIIMTCTIVLFLINLQSILSANVDLAKKTQHAERTAFQLLDVYPNSISVDLPNGWQYQVTKTRYSHRCDIVKVTIFPLLANNINQERWFCQPNR; encoded by the coding sequence GTGATTGATAATTCAGACAAGCAAAATAGCGGCTCATCTCTATTTGAAGTCTTAATTGCAATAATTATGACTTGCACTATCGTATTATTCTTAATAAATTTACAATCAATTTTATCTGCTAATGTTGATTTAGCAAAAAAGACACAGCATGCTGAGCGAACCGCTTTTCAATTGTTAGACGTTTATCCAAATTCAATATCGGTAGATTTACCTAATGGATGGCAGTACCAAGTTACAAAAACACGCTATAGTCATCGCTGCGATATAGTCAAAGTGACAATTTTTCCTCTCTTGGCTAACAATATTAATCAAGAGAGGTGGTTTTGTCAGCCTAATAGGTAA